From Magnetococcales bacterium:
TGTCCCTCACTGCAAAAAAACGCTCTTCCTGAAGACGCTAAAAATAGGCTGTCAAGGAAAAAAATAAGACTTTTTTTGGCCGTTATTTGGAAACATCAGGAAACATCAGGAAACGTAAGGAAACGTAAGGAAACACATTTCAAAAAAGCCCCCCTCCTGCTTTCAAAAACCCTGAAAAACCCATGATACCCTGCTGGAAAAATTCCACAGCCTTCCAAAAGGGTCCAACATGAATACTCGAATCATTCGGCGTCCCGAAGTCCAAAACCGCACCGGCCTTTCCCGATCCAGTATCTACTTGAAAATTTCCCGAGGTGAATTTCCTGCCCCCATTCGTCTGGCCTGGGTTTCTGACGGGTAGACACGGAAATTTGTAAAATCCCGTTTTATAACGGGATGTTGTGCAGGTTATCCCC
This genomic window contains:
- a CDS encoding AlpA family phage regulatory protein yields the protein MNTRIIRRPEVQNRTGLSRSSIYLKISRGEFPAPIRLAWVSDG